The genomic interval ACTGCAAGCAGAAGCAAAGATGGCCCTGGCCATGGTGAAACCAATGGCCAAGATGCAGGTGGAGGTagagaaacaaaacagaaaaaagtctcCTGTTGCGGATCTAGTAAGTGTGCTCTGTATATAACATCTGGTCTGCATTTTGCAGAATGTATATCTGTATACCTTCTCATAAACAGTGTTCACACTGTATTGGTTTGCTGTCATCAATTCTCTGTGGTCTCCCGCTGTGTTAGATTCAGCATTCAGTGCTGAAATGGCCAAAGATCTGTAAATAATGCAGTACCTGGCTGGACTGACTGCAGCTCTTGTCCATTTATGTGCCATGTTAGTTACACACCATTACCCTGTCCAGATTTGGCTGCGGTAAAGAGGTCAGGGCTACTGAAAGAAGTATTACTGCAATACCCAAATATTCTATAGATATAGTATGCAGGTATTTAGTTTACTCAGGGCTATGTCTGGCAGTGTCAGGAAATAAGTACAAGCATTGGATGGTCTGGAATGTgaagcatgttttttattttcagttcaggATTAATAAATCTCAGCCTTCCTTAGCCTTAACCTtcctaatgtttttaatttggaaATAATGGTAATGCCAAgatttttcctaatttcttttattgataataaagatAACACTGGTCTCGACAAACTGAATGAATGAAACTCCCAAGTGGGATCACCAACAGTGATAAAAACCTTACAATTTATAGGTTTACCACTCACCTCAGTaagctgctgctccttcattgtccaatcattTGCAATAAAAGACACATCGGCAGGTCCCATTATATGTTAAGTGTACGGTATGTAACATGTGAAATACAGTTCACTGCTGGAACTATATAACCATGTTCTAGTTACCATCTGCAGTTTATTTCTGGCACTAAGGTGTGATTGCAGCTTCTTGAAATCACCTTATGTCACATTGGATGTGAGAGATCCATACCATAGTGCTGGTTTAacctctgtcctttttttttttttgcagacccaCTGCCAGCTCCAAGTGATCAATATGCTATGCAATCTTTAAAGTTGTTACAGAGTGCAATGTATATTCCTTTTccagtttatgtaaaaaaaaaaaaaaagtagaagtgCCAAATAATATGCTTGAATAATACAGCAGTGTGTCAGGGTTCATTCACACATCAGTATTCTCAGGGGATTATTTAATCAGTCCACACTTCTCCTCTCATTATCAGACAgttattatttttccttcttgaaactaccaaaaaaaatctgaatgatgACAGGAAAATCAATGTTGCATTGTATTGAAAAATTTAAGCTGAATAGAGTTAAAATATAAGACTGGTCATTCAGCATTAGAAATGTGAGGGTTTGTAGGGTGTTCAGACTGCTTTACACTGTCCACACCCTGGAATTATGTGCATAGattatgtaaataaacatatatctgtgtgtgtgtgtgtgtgtgtggtgtgtatattttatgtgcatcCATTattggaaatgtcagattcatcaCTCCATTATTGGCTGTTCTGTGCCACCTGCTGGCCACTTGTAATTCTTTAGAATGAGAACTTGTCATGAAATCTTTACAACCTTTGCCCATATTTATAGTGCTCTGTACATATTGCCACATCCAGATCAAAACTCTAATTGCATTAAATGAACATACAGAGTAAAAGAATGCAAAGGTGCTATCTTTGCGAATTTAAATCGCAGTCAgggtattatatattttttcagtatttcttttttttcattcttttttgaagattttataaactttattttttgctgagTATTTCTAACAGCTAAATATTATCCAGTGCTTTTCCCTTGTTTTGTTGAACAAAGCATTCTAAAATGTTGGGGGATTATGCACAAGATGGCCAATGTGAGGCCTCATATGGACTGCAAATGGACTTCCATTTATCCTGCTAAGTGCCATGAGAGAGTGCCCATTCAATTGATGCATAATCTTACATTCCAACAGAAATAGCTGAATAATGAGCTTCTCTTAACATTCCACTGAAGCAAACTCTCAGCTTTAGAGATGCTGGCTTATTACAGATCTCAGTGGCTGTTTAATAATTCATGTTAAAGGAATGGTTTACAGTTTACCTTAAAAGAGACTGTCACTGAAGGGTTTTGTACCATCTTAGGGTGGCTTGTGATTGTGTGTGGGTATAACAGAGCCTTTCTGTACATTGCAGTTGCCGCATATGCCTCATATTAGCGAATGTCTAATGAAGAGGAGCCTAAAGCCTACTGATCTAAGAGACATGACCCTTGGGCAGCTACAAGTGATTGTGAATGACCTTCACTCTCAGATTGAAAGTAAGTCTTGTTTTATTACTTGTAAGTTTATGCCTCATCAATGCACTAATCACAACTGGTAAATCAGATTTCCAGTGTTCGGAATGTCACATTAATAATGTCAGAAAAAGGCAAATAGTCAGGGCTAAGGATGAGGCAAGTGATGACTGGAGACAGGGAAGTCTGCATGGCTTTAATGGTTAGGTGCAGCCAGGGGAATAAAGAATTACATCGCTGGATGTAAAAACACCGGAACTGTGGGCGTTTTGTCTTGGGGAGCATCTGGGGAGGGTAGGTTAGTTTAGTTTGGGGCAagtggggaaaaagaaaaggtccacttaattttaaagtgtacttaacctccaacaaaacacatatttttccttttttttaacctttgatgAATCCCAGTGCTGCTAATCTCTTGTAGCCtccctgtatcattgtctgtctACATGTTTTACCCCCACAATACCTGCATGGCATTTTATGGGTAAGGATAACTCCATTAACAGCTCATGCAACTTTGTGACAATGAGGAAGACCGGGACAGAGCATTGTTATTCCGTAgcaggaagtgcctaaacaagtATAATCATGGCAGTGTAAACAGATGATATGcagattttaatatattgcaaagCACCTACAAAATAGAATTAGGCTTATACAAGATTTTAGTCATTGGGATAAACTAAGATATCAGCCATATAGCATTGGCATAGTTTTCAATAATTCAGTAGACTCATAGACTTGTATTGTGagaaggagcagtaaagcacaaccactGTGTAGCACTGCAGTACAGGAAGCAGAGTCTggggaaataaaaatagaataactTGATGATTTGCTGCCTTTTACTGTGCAGAACTTTAAAACCACCAGCAAGCTGGGGAGTGGAATGAGAGATGAAAAAGTGTTACACACGCTGCAGAATAAACTTTCttgaaagataaaaatgtttgataataGCAGGAAGCCTTTTTTCTTGATTCTTATGAAAAGTGTAGAACAGAGCAGGGGTTGCATAGATCGCACCTGCTGGAAGACTGCCGCTGGCAACATCAGAGGAAGCCAAGAGCAAAGTGTAGATTCCAAGCTTCAGGTGGGGATAACATATTAAAGTTTTATATGATGGGCATAACAGATTTGTCCACACATTTGTGCTGCTGACATATTTTCCAGAGAACAGTGCCTGAGTTGCTGTTTATAGTATTACAGGCCCTGGTAATAGGAATCTACTAGTCCTGCCTAAGAGCATGCATTACGAAGGGGCTCATTGCCATCCCATGTTAAGAAATGCATCCCAGAACACCTGAAAATCATATGGGAGTACCACCCTCATAACCCCTAGCTGTTGAGAATGCAGTCAATATTTATTGTCAAGATTATAGGAACAATCAGCAGGCATAAAGGACGAGGTAACTTTACAGGGTCCAAATTGTGGTGGCTACATGATACGGTCATCATTTCTCCAAAACAGCAAGTCTTGTGGGATATTTCTTACATGCGGGGGTTAGTACTAACCACAAGGAGTCCAGGGAAGAACAACTGTTTAATTGGCAACAAGGTTATGGGTTACCAGGGCACATTGATAGGAATTGTATAGGGTTccataaataaagacaaaagtaGATGCTGTTATATCTtattataatagattgtagggtCAGATGTCCCATACAACAGGCGTGTTTGCATGTACTGTACATGTGCTTTTACAGCACTTTTATATCTTAGATTTTAGAACATTTATTACCATTTCTTTGAGtcttttttggcagtttttcAAGCGTAGACTTTACAGTTACTTGGGTGTTGGGTGTTAATTATTTGGTACCATCCCTCATCCTTCCCTTCATTGGACTATCTTAGCAACCAATAAACAAGAAAATGCTCTATTTTTTCATATAGATCAAATTTAGTATTTTGAGCTTTCATCTTATTGCATAAGCAGCACAGAAGAGCACAGAAGACAACAGAGAAGTGTAAAGAGCCAATTAGAATAACATGATTTTTAGGTTCCTTTAGTTTTTCACTTTGCAGATTATTGCTGTTTATGACCTGCTCACTTTTTGATTTGAAGGTAAGCAAAAGAACCTTTTAAACTAAATATGTGGTCTCACATTTACAATCCTAACCCCAGTGTATGTCTGTTTTTCACAACATGTGACAATggctattgtgtttttttttctttcaggctTGAATGAAGAACTGGTTCAACTTCTCCTTATTCGGGATGAATTGCACATGGAACAAGATGCAATGCTTGTAGATATTGAAGACTTGACTAGGTAATTGATGTTTTGTAATGCATTATAAGACTCAACCAGACCAAGTAATGATGGCTATAGTCAAATGATGGTACAATACTGCCATCTACTGGAGGAAACATGTTATTGTGCCAAAAACACGGATACAATTTCTGCATTTCTActgcaatttattatatttacaccaATTAAGTTTTGCATGCTTAAAATCCATACATGTCAATTtggtaatttttgtaaatatgataGATTTACTTAACTACTACAAGCCTTTGTTTTTTAGaggaaaatgcaataaaacatagtcATTGCATACGTCACTGCTTTAGCTATTGCTTTACAATCACTTGCTTTAAGCTTTTTGTGATTCCTTTAATGACCATGCATACTGTCTGCAGCCTGTGTTGTAATGTTTTCTGCTCCTTTGAAAATTccgaaaaaataaacttttcttgtGGCTTTTCTTTTCACAGACATGCTGAAAGTCAGCAGAAGCACATGGCAGAGAAGATGcctacaaaataaagcaaaaagccaTTGAACATTAGGAACAAgctaaacttttattttgcttttgtggtTGTCAAAATGCTGATGCTAAAGATGATACACAAGGAAAATCAGTGTTAGTCTTTGATGTCTGAAGCTTTTTGTCCAGTGATTTGGCCTCTGCttcctaatttattttaactttttacttgTGCCACTCACTACCAGGCATTTTATTAAGAAACTATATATGTACAGTACTTATGCCATTACAGATtatgagaaagagagagatataatagtttaaaatgtatttatttttttcatttggaaattTTCAGTTGATCAGTATTTTATCTATGATAACTACCTTTTATTCTTCACTGTAGTTctcaaaatacaaatgttattgaCGGTGCTAAAAGTCAACAACTACATGCCTGCCTCATCGTAAAGTTGTAGCTTTCTGTATCTTGTATAATTCTGTTCAGTTCTCAACATTTTGTGAATGTTGATTATCTGACTTCCATTTTTAGATGTGCTATTATATTATTCAATtggattgaagaaaaaaaaaggtcacctTCAAaagttttatgtataaatatgtaaaataaactttaaacatttgttttgtatgttaaCGTCTTTTGGCTGCCATGATCTACATATATGTAAGCGGTAGCCGTATAGCGAGCAACATGGGACCAGGCAATACAGACTGAGGGCTCACAGACCGGTCTGCTCTATATCACAGGTGTCTAAAAATGAATCCAGTGATATGTATTAGTAAGTCCTCCAGGTATAGCCCCACATCTGATTCACCAGTGTGAAAAATCAGGTCTTATGCATTTATAATCTTTTCAGAGAGTTTAGCTCCATATAGATGGATATCCCGCTCACATAAAATAACATGTAGGTAGGTGTGCATTGTTCAAGAACCGAGCTGTGTGCAGTGTGTTAAAAAACATAGGAAACACTCGTATGACATAAGTGCCATTATCACTGTCAGGTAATTCCAAGTATATAAGAGAGCTATATAACGTAAACATATTAGATTATCAGATCGCAGCACCTGATCTCACTTCGTATAAACATAGTGAATATAAGTGTACTAGCTGTGAATCTCGGATTTATAAACATTGTAACACAGTGAAACAAATGAAAAGCACTGCACCACCTAGTGGGCTAATTGACAATGACAGCtgctaaaaaatcaatttatttgcaTGCACACACATGTCTATTTAATACCTgtcaattttaataaaagtacattCACCCAAATCACAATAACTGTTAAGTACATTCATCCAAATTAGTTTGCACAGAATGATAAAACAATTGCCTTGATTGAACAAAACCTATGCAGATTGTAACTTTAGAAAAAAGGACCCAGAGCACGACATTTACCAGCTCATAATGTCTCTCTGGAATAGGAAAACTGAGTTTGATGTACATGATCACACCAACCTTACCCCCCAGCCACAGATCTTTAAAACCAATAGTGCTTCTACAGTGGCATACATCCTGATACAAAATTGAAGGCAGCCTCATTTGGTATAGGGCATATCTGCcagtattgtattttataaaggAGGGGGGTGCCatgcagtttttatttaattaacaaCTAATACAACTCTGTATTTTTAGCTACATCATTAAACATTTTCCATGTAAACACAAGCAGTGgatgtacctgaatttgactttgcAATGATCTCTTGAAATCCCCTGCATAGCAGATGATCTACTGAGAAGGAATAAGCAGTaacatttgtgatcaggcagagctttattgcatAAAGCTCTAGTTGCTGAGGTATCCAGGATAATCCTGCATTTGCTGGGCTTGAATGAACATTGaacaagatgaccaaagatcacaacaaaggcgagaagaaggaagaaagacaGAATGGGGACTGGTGGGCTTaacagtttagttctgctgtaagctTGGCAAACTAGATCAGAACAGTGTGGTCAACCTCTCACCAAATTTTGCAGATATTATTAGTAGACACAACCATtgggaaaaaagttattttattgcaattctTACTTACCTTATCCTACCGTTTAGATGTAAAACATCACATACATTACTGAGTACAGCAATAAGATCACAATGGAAACAAATACTTGGATCAGCACTTAACTGCAAAGACTTACAATATATTGAGGTTGAACTATGCATCAGAAGTGAGCTCTGTTTTCTATTGTGTTTTCTCTACTGTCACcaattctttaaatataaattgcttGCATAGACCGATGAATCTCTTTCCACACAATCTACTTACAATATTTACTCAATTTACTCTGTTGTATCCTACTTTTTTAGTTCGCCAACCTAGAGTACACAATGGATCATAAATTaatgtaaagaacattttaaattgcaCTTCAAACAGCCAATCATATGCAGAGAATTAACAAAAATCTTTGTTTCAtgattaaatgttaaaattattgaTGGGTACACTTTACTTCTTACATTTCTTACAATTCAGACCCCTATACTTTGCTATCCTAGACAATTTTATACTGACTCCTGTgcagatttattttacttattaataGAAGTATTTAAATGAGTAtgttattaacaataacaaacatttacatcaggaaaatataaaaaatgaacatatgtTAGCTTTATACATATTCtctattttaaattacaaaaacattagcCTTCATGTAGTTCTTTATAGGCAGTTGTTtgtgaaatgtaatataaactTAAGGATGCCTCAAATGAAAAGAGAGAATTTGACAAAGTACGCCCTAAACGGATTAATAAAACTTCTTTTCACATGCAATGAATCCATCTGGCAAAAAAAGACATACAGTAGCTTGTAAAGGTGATCTCTGTGCTGACTCACACAATGACTCATCCAAAGCTGTATAAAGTTATAACCACAACAACCTCTCACCGAGGATCTGGAgaagtgaaatttattttaaatccccCAAGGATTTCCTGCATAATATTTGCTGAGTGATACTGGTGTCTCGGAGACACTGCTCTTAGTACTCAGGCAGACAAAGCACTTCCTTAAAGTTACTACAGTGGAAATTCTAGTGACAAGAAGTTTTCAATTACAATAACTAAAATTTCCTTAGAAAACTTAAGGCATCTTGAGCTTTCCTTGGTGAAAATGTTTATGTGGTGAATTGTACTTTAACTATTGAGGGCTGGCCCAAAACTGCTTCACAGCAAAAGAGAAACCATAAGTACTGTATATggtgttatgttataaaaaattcCAGATGCAGGGATAATACTTTCTAgtaatttttatatgaaaatattataaacgTGCCATGTAAAAAATACCTCATCCCAAGACAGTGCTCTATAAGTTGTCAATAGACAAAGGATGTTTAAAATGGCAAAATCAGgcatacagtcatgtgaaaaaagaaagtacaccctctttcaattctaagttcgggacatattaaaaaaaattatctggtcTGAGCTACAACACATCATATATTGCACCCCGTCATTATTAATTTACCAAAGACTGGATAATGCAGTATTAgtgtgtgaaaaagtaagtacatcctCACCATTTCTATAGGAATTAGAAAAGTAAGTAGCAGTCAACTGCTGCTAATCAAATGTATTTGATTAAGTTATCAGCAAGTGCAACCACCTCAGAAGTTTTGTTAGTTTTCTGGTCTGgatcattcaggtgtgtgttaacacaatggaAGGGGGAAAGATATCAATTATCTCAAGAGAAGACGTTGCATTTTGAAGTCCAATTTTTTCCAATGTGggagattattcacaagtggaaaacattaaaGACAGTTGCCAATTTTCCCGGTATTTGTTTTACAGTGGATGTCCCAGAAACTCcaccccaaggtcagactatgcaatgctcagagaaattacAAAAAACCCAAGAGCTTTATCCTAGACTCCACAGACCTGTGTTAGCGTGTTAAATGTTCATGACAGTACCATCAGAAGAAGACTGaaggcttgtttggaagggttgccaggggAAAGCTTCTTCTCTCttaaaagaacatggcagcatggcttaggtttgaaaagttgcatctgaacaaacccaCAAGACTTCTTGAGCAGTGTCCTTTGGGCAGATGAGACTAGAgtgaaaatgtttgaacagtgcaGTGGAAAAATTAAATTGACATTGAACTGGCACAATATTTTCATAGTCTAAACATAGATCATTTAAGATAATACAGTTCTAGCCAGCTTGAGGCTGATGAAACTTCCATTGCCCAAGAGTTGTGCtttgaatatttcatattgttaCTGATCCAGCCACAGCTAGTCTCATGAAAACTAGTGCAGGCCAGGGTGATGCCTGGCATGGCCAAATATAGAAATCATTGCACCTTAACCCTATCACATACCAAGCATCTGGTCTCAAAAGGTGGTGGTTTTGCTCATAATTGGTTGCATATTAGTGTGCAAAGACCAACAATAAAGTATGTATGACAgccacattttaaatgtttatgtttctGGAAGCTGTGTGTTAAAGAACAGCATCCAATGTGAAATTCTAATGTTTCTGGTAGATAGATTTTATAAAACGGTGGCCGGTTTGTAATTCTTGTATTCCAGACAGTTGAACTGTAATCagaatgcttttggtacagacaGTTGTACTATAAACTATGGCTAGTTTAAAAATGCCATTGTTACTTTGATGTACTGCAGCCAGCAGGTTTATTTCCAAATATTGGTGCCCTAGGTAGTTCCTATCCCCCAATGGCTGCCCTCCCCATCAGGCCTTTTTGTGCTCCTTTCCCCCGCAATATGAGTAGTGAAGCTGATGTAATAGCTGTAGCTAACTTGTTCTAGCACCTGGCAGATCCCTGATGACGTACAATCGCAGGACTTGTAAACAAATAGTTTAAATGTATGTGTaactttgtttttagttttgttaagAGTGGTTTGAAATCtccatcatattttttattactgtgtcaTGCTGGGAGATTCAGTCTCCTCTCCTCTGTTACTAGaacagaaagtgatagaaaattcAAACGTTTGCAGTTGTCATAAAAACAAagggtgagaaaaaaaatgtccatctgTTTAATTGGCAACCATTTAAAGGGTTAATTTTCCTCAGATTGGGGCAGTTTTACTTTTCTCTGTGACTCCAGAGTGGGAAGGCTAGTTAAAGTCAATACAGGGGACACATAGacacagaaaacaacaaaaactgatCATCTTgcccagtgtttctaaacctgggttccatggagccctatGGTTTCTCCAAAGTTTGCTAgaacaatttgtgtctctcaggtcagttatgtggctatctgtaaggttgacattcttccctgtgaccagcaatgtagaaggcattctctctagtgactaccacactaatgtactgtgagctgtgggtacagtaattatagtaggggttccttgagaacttgaaaaatatttcatgtttctaCTGTAAATACAAAAAGTTTGACAAGTGAAAGAATTGGCTACATACTTTCCAAAACATAACATGGCTAATTATCTTGGGAATGAAAACATTAATGACTAATATAACCATAAACCTCCTAACATCATGTATTCTAATAACTGTAACTGTCAAATCAGTTTTGGATATACCATTGAAGCccctaaatatattttgcacatatCTCTTTCATTTAGACCATATATGTCTAAAAGGTGAATGAAATGTCTAGCTTTTTGGTTATTATAGGGTTACTATTGGTGCAGAATTTGCTGACCTACTTCCTATCACTAGGAAAAATGTAAAGCACAGTTTAGAACTGAACAAATCCTCCTCAATGTATCTTTCAAATTGTCTAGTTACTGGCTGATA from Pyxicephalus adspersus chromosome 4, UCB_Pads_2.0, whole genome shotgun sequence carries:
- the SCHIP1 gene encoding schwannomin-interacting protein 1 isoform X6, with the protein product MKSLLLIWWKHLQRLRRMKENLSGKNWHLEVFSMMALASILVAAKAENQVCLPGKLQSGMNLQICFVNDSGSDKDSDADDSKTETSLDTPLSPMSKQSSSYSDRDTTEEESESFEDMDFISRQKKLQAEAKMALAMVKPMAKMQVEVEKQNRKKSPVADLLPHMPHISECLMKRSLKPTDLRDMTLGQLQVIVNDLHSQIESLNEELVQLLLIRDELHMEQDAMLVDIEDLTRHAESQQKHMAEKMPTK
- the SCHIP1 gene encoding schwannomin-interacting protein 1 isoform X5 codes for the protein MVHQENCAYQAQKNERESIRQKLALGSFFDDGPGIYTSCSKSGKPSLSSRLQSGMNLQICFVNDSGSDKDSDADDSKTETSLDTPLSPMSKQSSSYSDRDTTEEESESFEDMDFISRQKKLQAEAKMALAMVKPMAKMQVEVEKQNRKKSPVADLLPHMPHISECLMKRSLKPTDLRDMTLGQLQVIVNDLHSQIESLNEELVQLLLIRDELHMEQDAMLVDIEDLTRHAESQQKHMAEKMPTK